From the bacterium genome, one window contains:
- a CDS encoding fructose 1,6-bisphosphatase produces MTSSAGSGRSRVTLTAIKADVGSIAGHTQPSPEMLQAASQMLEARRGASLIDFRVTHTGDDICLLMTHKRGAGSEEVHRLAYDVFMAAGSIAERQGLYGAKQDLLKSDFSGNIQGMGPGVAEMEITERAAEPFMVLTADKTEPGAFNLLLYLTFCDPMYCSGLLLSPDIGKGFTFVVVDVNHTAAEREITLHAPEDLYDLATLLRDTGRFVVKSIHSRAHPEEQGAALSTTRLKHIAGRYVGKDDPVAIVRTQRIFPATEEFGLAFSKIPFVAGDTRGSHNMPLAPVPINTDSSIFYCLPMVSAAGYSVRDGVLTGPVDLFKNPVWDVFRNKAVEKGAEIRSQGFFNPAMLGMEELEYGGIMERLKNLDGRFVLDGHVSEKRAVKPLS; encoded by the coding sequence ATGACCAGTTCCGCAGGCTCGGGCCGGTCCCGCGTCACGCTCACGGCCATCAAGGCGGACGTCGGCAGCATCGCGGGCCACACGCAGCCCAGCCCCGAAATGCTGCAGGCCGCGTCCCAGATGCTCGAGGCGCGCCGCGGGGCGTCGCTGATCGACTTCCGCGTTACGCACACCGGCGACGACATCTGTCTGCTGATGACGCACAAGCGCGGCGCGGGCTCCGAGGAGGTCCACCGCCTCGCCTATGATGTCTTCATGGCGGCGGGGTCGATCGCCGAACGGCAGGGCCTCTACGGGGCGAAGCAGGATTTGCTGAAGAGCGACTTCTCGGGCAACATCCAGGGCATGGGCCCCGGCGTCGCGGAGATGGAGATCACCGAACGCGCGGCCGAGCCGTTCATGGTGCTGACCGCGGACAAGACGGAGCCGGGTGCCTTCAACCTGCTGCTGTACCTGACGTTTTGCGACCCGATGTACTGCTCCGGCCTGCTGCTGAGTCCGGACATCGGCAAGGGGTTCACGTTCGTGGTCGTGGACGTGAACCACACGGCGGCCGAGCGCGAGATCACGCTGCATGCCCCCGAGGACCTCTACGATCTCGCGACTTTGCTGCGCGACACCGGCCGGTTCGTCGTGAAGAGCATCCACTCGCGGGCGCACCCGGAGGAGCAGGGCGCCGCGCTCAGCACGACGCGGCTCAAGCACATCGCCGGGCGGTACGTCGGGAAGGACGATCCCGTCGCGATCGTCCGGACGCAGCGGATCTTCCCGGCCACGGAAGAGTTCGGGCTCGCGTTCAGCAAGATTCCGTTCGTCGCCGGCGATACCCGCGGCAGCCACAACATGCCGCTTGCGCCGGTGCCGATCAACACCGATTCCAGTATCTTCTACTGTCTGCCGATGGTCTCCGCCGCCGGATACTCCGTGCGCGACGGCGTGCTCACCGGGCCGGTGGACTTGTTCAAGAACCCGGTGTGGGACGTCTTCCGGAACAAGGCGGTCGAGAAGGGCGCGGAGATCCGGTCCCAGGGCTTCTTCAATCCGGCGATGCTCGGGATGGAAGAGCTCGAGTACGGCGGGATCATGGAGCGCCTCAAGAATCTGGACGGCCGGTTCGTACTGGACGGGCATGTGTCCGAGAAGCGGGCGGTGAAGCCCCTCAGCTGA
- a CDS encoding ABC transporter permease codes for MAIERQRHARTLWSDAWRRFRRHRLAMAGAATFLLLTFGCVVGPFVYRVPINSIDFGHSMSPPSAAHPFGTNDLGQDMLARVLYGGRISIAVGFAAMLTSITLGVLVGAVAGFFGGHVDNVLMRVTDMFLSFPALVLLLLIVYLFHDPITHRFGTQVGTFVLIVGVIGILNWMPTARLVRAGFLAVKEKEFVEAARSVGVGPAQQMMRHILPNVLSPVIVAGTLSVAAAILLESTLSFLGYGFPPDVPTWGRLLFDAQNYLDLAPHMALFPGVMICLAILSINYVGDGLRDALDPTRVF; via the coding sequence ATGGCGATCGAGCGGCAGCGCCACGCCAGGACCCTGTGGAGCGACGCCTGGCGGCGCTTCCGCCGGCACCGCCTGGCGATGGCCGGCGCGGCGACGTTTCTGCTGCTGACCTTCGGGTGCGTCGTCGGGCCCTTCGTCTACCGCGTGCCGATCAACTCGATCGATTTCGGGCACTCGATGTCGCCGCCGAGCGCGGCCCACCCGTTCGGGACGAACGATCTCGGACAGGACATGCTGGCCCGCGTGCTGTACGGCGGCCGCATCTCGATCGCGGTGGGCTTTGCCGCCATGCTGACCTCGATCACGCTCGGCGTGCTGGTCGGCGCGGTCGCCGGGTTCTTCGGAGGCCACGTCGACAACGTATTGATGCGCGTCACCGATATGTTCCTGTCGTTTCCCGCGCTCGTGCTCCTGCTGCTGATCGTCTACCTCTTCCACGATCCGATTACGCACCGCTTCGGCACGCAGGTGGGCACCTTCGTGCTGATCGTCGGGGTGATCGGCATCCTCAACTGGATGCCGACGGCGCGCCTCGTGCGCGCCGGCTTCCTGGCCGTCAAGGAAAAAGAGTTCGTCGAGGCGGCGCGCAGCGTCGGCGTCGGGCCGGCCCAGCAGATGATGCGCCACATCCTGCCCAACGTCCTCAGCCCGGTGATCGTGGCGGGCACGTTGTCGGTGGCCGCGGCGATCTTGCTGGAATCGACGCTCTCGTTCTTAGGCTACGGCTTTCCGCCGGACGTACCGACCTGGGGCCGGCTGCTCTTCGACGCTCAGAACTACCTCGACCTTGCGCCCCACATGGCGCTCTTCCCCGGCGTTATGATCTGCCTCGCCATCCTGTCCATCAACTACGTCGGCGACGGCCTCCGGGACGCGCTCGACCCGACGCGCGTGTTCTAG
- a CDS encoding ABC transporter permease: MTKYIFRRLLTSIPTLILISMAVFAIVALAPGDPLAGLATNPDVPPEVRQNILHQMGLDQPLPIRYVKWAESWVVGNWGYSFASHIPVTRLLLQRLPTDLWVLGSAYLFAVVIAIPVGVISAVRQYSLQDQVATTFAFIGYSLPTFFTGILMIIIFSVKLRWLPFIYNVQVHDPIGFLKQAVMPVAVLALFQSASLTRFVRSSMLDNVGLDYVRTARAKGLARGRVIRRHVLRNSLIPVVTLIALQLPGVFTGAVVTEQIFRVPGIGSLLIASLQNSDTPVLMAIAFVAAILVVLLNLAADVIYGTLDPRIRYG, translated from the coding sequence ATGACGAAGTATATCTTCCGGCGTCTGCTGACGTCCATCCCCACGCTGATCCTTATCAGCATGGCGGTGTTCGCCATCGTGGCACTGGCCCCGGGGGACCCGCTGGCGGGACTCGCGACCAACCCCGACGTGCCGCCCGAGGTACGCCAAAACATCCTCCATCAGATGGGGCTCGACCAACCGCTGCCGATCCGGTACGTGAAGTGGGCCGAGTCGTGGGTGGTCGGCAACTGGGGTTACTCGTTCGCGAGCCACATCCCGGTGACGCGTCTCCTGCTGCAACGCCTGCCCACCGACCTCTGGGTGCTCGGGTCCGCCTACCTCTTCGCCGTGGTGATCGCCATTCCGGTCGGGGTGATCTCCGCGGTGCGGCAGTATTCGCTGCAGGACCAGGTCGCGACGACGTTCGCGTTCATCGGCTATTCGCTGCCGACCTTTTTCACCGGGATCCTGATGATCATCATCTTCAGCGTGAAGCTGCGGTGGCTGCCGTTCATATACAACGTGCAGGTGCACGACCCGATCGGCTTCCTCAAACAGGCGGTCATGCCCGTGGCGGTGCTGGCGCTCTTCCAGTCCGCGTCGCTCACCCGGTTCGTCCGGTCGTCGATGCTCGACAACGTCGGCTTGGACTACGTCCGCACGGCGCGGGCGAAGGGGCTGGCCCGGGGACGCGTGATCCGGCGCCACGTCCTGCGCAACAGCCTGATTCCGGTGGTCACGCTCATCGCGCTGCAGCTGCCGGGCGTGTTCACCGGCGCGGTGGTGACCGAGCAGATCTTCCGCGTGCCGGGAATCGGGTCGCTGTTGATCGCGTCGCTGCAGAACAGCGACACCCCTGTGCTGATGGCGATCGCGTTCGTGGCGGCGATCCTCGTGGTGCTGCTCAACCTGGCGGCCGACGTCATCTACGGCACGCTCGATCCGCGGATCCGCTATGGCTAG